The proteins below are encoded in one region of Ornithinimicrobium avium:
- a CDS encoding BCCT family transporter produces MDDLARRLGLRTNAHIFFWSAGLMVAILLLLLVFPGPIGEVFGAGRDWIVAKLGWFFILGVTSWVIFLVWVAFSRYGSLRLGKDDDRPEYGNLSWFAMLFAGGIGTVLMFWGVAEPISHFSDPPFAGTEPYSIEAARSAMSISLYHLSIHTWAIFTLPGLAFGYFVYRRGLPLRFSSAFYPLLKERIHGPIGKTIDVFAVLGTLFGLAVSLGLGTSQISAGLSALTGTADAVWLRVVIITLLTAVATASIVAGLDKGVRRLSNLNILMAVGLMLFVLFFGDTVFLLRQVIESLGYYLQDVVRLSFWNDAMAQFGKEEGWGWQGSWTVFYWAWTVTWSPFMGIFLARISRGRTVREFVGGVLVAPSVFTLVWFVIFGWSAMELDGIGGDGGALSAAVAESVPLAMFAFFDHFPAATLISGIAIVVVALFFATSSDSASLVVDMLCSGDGDAGPVRQRVFWGVSEGAVAASLIVLGGDQALTTLQQVITVMGLPIFVLVFVMLVSLLTGFRQERFGAGADPSVPQDGAHAEPSDRGGSPADRAP; encoded by the coding sequence ATGGACGACCTCGCCCGGCGCCTCGGCCTGCGGACCAACGCACACATCTTCTTCTGGTCGGCCGGCCTGATGGTGGCCATCCTGCTGCTGCTCCTGGTCTTCCCCGGACCGATCGGGGAGGTGTTCGGAGCGGGTCGGGACTGGATCGTCGCCAAGCTGGGGTGGTTCTTCATCCTCGGCGTCACCAGCTGGGTGATCTTCCTGGTCTGGGTGGCCTTCAGCCGCTACGGGTCGTTGCGGCTGGGCAAGGACGACGACCGCCCGGAGTACGGCAACCTGTCGTGGTTCGCGATGCTCTTCGCAGGCGGCATCGGCACCGTCCTGATGTTCTGGGGTGTCGCGGAGCCGATCTCCCACTTCTCCGACCCGCCGTTCGCCGGCACCGAGCCCTACAGCATCGAGGCCGCGCGCAGCGCGATGAGCATCTCGCTCTACCACCTGAGCATCCACACCTGGGCGATCTTCACGCTGCCCGGTCTGGCGTTCGGCTACTTCGTCTACCGCCGCGGGCTGCCGCTGCGGTTCTCCTCCGCCTTCTACCCGCTGCTCAAGGAGCGGATCCACGGCCCGATCGGCAAGACGATCGACGTCTTCGCCGTGCTCGGCACCCTGTTCGGGCTGGCGGTCTCGCTGGGGCTGGGCACCTCCCAGATCAGCGCAGGCCTCAGCGCCCTGACCGGGACGGCTGACGCGGTGTGGCTGCGCGTCGTCATCATCACCCTGCTCACCGCGGTCGCGACCGCCTCGATCGTGGCAGGCCTGGACAAGGGCGTGCGGCGGCTGTCCAACCTGAACATCCTGATGGCCGTCGGCCTGATGCTCTTCGTCCTCTTCTTCGGCGACACCGTCTTCCTGCTGCGCCAGGTCATCGAGAGCCTGGGCTACTACCTGCAGGACGTCGTGCGGCTGTCGTTCTGGAACGACGCCATGGCCCAGTTCGGCAAGGAGGAGGGCTGGGGCTGGCAGGGCAGCTGGACCGTCTTCTACTGGGCCTGGACGGTCACCTGGTCCCCATTCATGGGGATCTTCCTGGCCCGCATCTCCCGCGGCCGGACCGTGCGCGAGTTCGTCGGGGGCGTGCTCGTGGCCCCGTCGGTGTTCACCCTGGTCTGGTTCGTGATCTTCGGCTGGTCGGCCATGGAGCTCGACGGCATCGGCGGTGACGGCGGCGCGCTGTCCGCGGCGGTCGCCGAGAGCGTGCCGCTGGCGATGTTCGCCTTCTTCGACCACTTCCCGGCGGCGACGCTGATCTCCGGGATCGCGATCGTGGTCGTCGCGCTCTTCTTCGCGACCTCCTCGGACTCGGCCTCGCTGGTGGTCGACATGCTCTGCTCCGGCGACGGGGACGCCGGCCCGGTGCGGCAGCGGGTGTTCTGGGGCGTGTCGGAGGGTGCCGTCGCGGCGTCCCTGATCGTCCTCGGCGGGGACCAGGCGCTGACCACCCTGCAGCAGGTCATCACCGTGATGGGCCTGCCGATCTTCGTCCTCGTCTTCGTGATGCTCGTCTCGCTGCTGACCGGCTTCCGTCAGGAGCGATTCGGCGCGGGCGCGGACCCCTCCGTGCCGCAGGACGGCGCGCACGCCGAGCCCTCCGACCGGGGTGGGTCTCCCGCGGACCGGGCCCCGTGA
- a CDS encoding glucose-6-phosphate dehydrogenase: protein MADAPTTLIIIGASGDLTRRLLLPGLGSLLAVEPEREVVVVGADRDEMSQEDWGSTIRAAFAEAQTPKESVDRVVGRARYDRTDALDEGQLRELVASVEGDLVIYFALPPQVTVQVCALLEKIPLPDGTMLAMEKPFGHDLRTAVELNRQATRVVPENQIFRIDHFLGVNTVLNLLGLRFANRIFQPLWSADHIERVDIFYDESLALEGRAGYYDRAGALIDMTQSHLLQVLSMFAMESPASMDADELQSLKSQVLRATSLWGEDPTTATRRARYTAGHVGGKDVPDYVAEEGVEPANKTETLSEVVLEVRNQRWKGVPFVLRSGKALGDQRKEIVVTFKAPSHIPDGLRDSGQPDRLVLELKPGAVTLDISINAEGDPLDLEQKELTATLGQPRMRPYGEVLAGILDRNPMLSIRGDTAEQMWRLVEPVLAAWKADEVPLEEYVAGSSGPEGWGTVPQR, encoded by the coding sequence ATGGCAGACGCTCCCACCACCCTGATCATCATCGGTGCCTCCGGCGACCTCACCCGTCGCCTGCTGCTCCCCGGCCTCGGCTCGCTGCTGGCCGTGGAGCCGGAGCGGGAGGTGGTCGTGGTGGGCGCGGACCGGGACGAGATGTCCCAGGAGGACTGGGGCAGCACGATCCGGGCCGCCTTCGCCGAGGCTCAGACGCCGAAGGAGTCGGTCGACCGGGTGGTCGGCAGGGCGCGCTACGACCGGACCGACGCCCTGGACGAGGGTCAGCTGCGCGAGCTGGTCGCCTCGGTCGAGGGCGACCTGGTCATCTACTTCGCGCTGCCGCCTCAGGTGACCGTGCAGGTCTGCGCGCTGCTGGAGAAGATCCCGCTGCCCGACGGCACGATGCTGGCGATGGAGAAGCCGTTCGGGCACGACCTCAGGACCGCGGTCGAGCTCAACCGGCAGGCGACGCGCGTGGTCCCGGAGAACCAGATCTTCCGGATCGACCACTTCCTCGGCGTCAACACCGTCCTGAACCTGCTCGGCCTGCGCTTCGCCAACCGGATCTTCCAGCCGTTGTGGAGCGCCGACCACATCGAGCGGGTCGACATCTTCTACGACGAGTCGCTGGCGCTGGAGGGTCGGGCCGGCTACTACGACCGGGCCGGGGCGCTCATCGACATGACCCAGTCCCATCTGCTCCAGGTGCTCTCGATGTTCGCGATGGAGTCGCCGGCCAGCATGGACGCCGACGAGCTGCAGTCGCTGAAGTCGCAGGTGCTGCGCGCGACCAGCCTGTGGGGCGAGGACCCGACCACGGCGACGCGGCGGGCCCGCTACACGGCCGGGCACGTGGGCGGCAAGGACGTGCCGGACTACGTCGCCGAGGAGGGCGTGGAGCCCGCCAACAAGACCGAGACCCTCTCCGAGGTCGTCCTGGAGGTGCGCAACCAGCGGTGGAAGGGCGTGCCCTTCGTCCTGCGCAGCGGCAAGGCGCTGGGCGACCAGCGCAAGGAGATCGTCGTCACCTTCAAGGCGCCGAGCCACATCCCCGACGGCCTGCGCGACAGCGGCCAGCCCGACCGGCTGGTGCTCGAGCTCAAGCCCGGCGCGGTGACCCTCGACATCTCGATCAACGCCGAGGGCGACCCCCTGGACCTGGAGCAGAAGGAGCTGACCGCCACCCTCGGCCAGCCCCGGATGCGGCCCTACGGCGAGGTGCTGGCCGGCATCCTCGACCGCAACCCGATGCTCTCGATCCGCGGCGACACGGCCGAGCAGATGTGGCGTCTGGTCGAGCCGGTCCTGGCCGCCTGGAAGGCCGACGAGGTCCCGCTGGAGGAGTACGTGGCCGGCAGCTCCGGCCCGGAGGGCTGGGGCACCGTCCCGCAGCGCTGA
- a CDS encoding efflux RND transporter permease subunit, whose product MSRLTLFSVRNRALIALATLFSVLAGLWSANALPRELFPSLQFPVLVVATSAQGSSATVVEEQVTKPVEIAAQGLNNVVEVQSTSTDGFSSVVIELDYGTNMGAAQTDLQRAVLSLPNLPDSADPQIFAGNLDDFPIIQLAAVGGEGVDEQDLVDRLDRLVVPDIEDLDGVRAVTLSGVADRVVTVDLDEDEAKDQGVAVPTVAQVLQANGVVMPGGTVLDGTTELPVQVGSRLGSVEEIAALPLLTPQVMGMQQAAAQQQAAADRARQGADDAASAAAADPTDPELAGQAAAAAAAAEQAAAGAAQAGEVEVPTLGDVATVTLEEREPTAYTRTNGEPSVGLAITKTPDGNAVEISHALADLGPDISTSLEGGELVTIYDGAPFIEKSIEDLATEGLLGLGFAILVVAAFLLSVRLTFVTALSIPLSLLIALVGLKVADYSLNILTLGALTIAIGRVVDDSIVVIENIKRHVSRGDDRRTAVVGATREVAGAITSATVATVAVFLPLGFVGGQVGELFRPFAITVSLAMLASLLVALTIVPVLGYWFLAGRRARGRHEEVPEVDPGIEDAAAATDAEADDPLDDRTDRLQRTYLPALRTSLAHPWITVLLALLLLGGTGYTATHLKTDFIGSSGENTLQATLTMPTGTTLEETDAQAHEVEDWLGAREDVTSYQVTAGSPGGIEAVFLGSGANTASFAVTLEEGVDGDGFGQQLQKAFEGELPADASFSVQSGQQLAQTNLEVVVQAQDADDLRTTADTVATVLKDAGATDVVNNLTDTVPALHVEVDRQAAADAGIAEAQLGQVVQAATGGATVGRVELDGARRDVVVEQGSAPDVEALKSLPVGASATGDVVTLGEVADLATVEESVSVTRIDGLRAATVTGQPGGDNLGALTADLQQRLDALDVPPGVQVDLGGVSADQRQAFSSLGLALLAAIAIVYLVMVATFNSLVQPLILLVSVPFAATGSIALLLITDMPLDVASMVGLLMLIGIVVTNAIVLIDLVNQYRERGMDRRTALLEGARHRLRPILMTALATILALTPMALAITGGGAFISQPLAVVVIGGLVSSTLLTLILVPVLYELVGRGATWVGGLRDGRQEQTPRTPRARRAD is encoded by the coding sequence ATGTCCCGCCTGACGCTGTTCAGCGTGCGCAACCGTGCGCTCATCGCCCTCGCCACCCTGTTCAGCGTCCTCGCCGGGCTCTGGTCGGCCAACGCCCTGCCGCGCGAGCTCTTCCCCTCGCTGCAGTTCCCGGTGCTCGTCGTGGCCACCTCCGCGCAGGGCTCGAGCGCCACGGTCGTCGAGGAGCAGGTCACCAAGCCGGTGGAGATCGCCGCCCAGGGCCTCAACAACGTCGTCGAGGTCCAGTCGACCAGCACCGACGGGTTCTCCTCGGTCGTCATCGAGCTCGACTACGGCACGAACATGGGCGCGGCGCAGACCGACCTGCAGCGCGCGGTGCTCTCGCTGCCGAACCTGCCGGACAGCGCCGACCCGCAGATCTTCGCCGGCAACCTCGACGACTTCCCGATCATCCAGCTGGCCGCGGTCGGTGGCGAGGGCGTGGACGAGCAGGACCTCGTCGACCGCCTCGACCGGCTGGTCGTGCCGGACATCGAGGACCTCGACGGCGTGCGCGCGGTCACTCTCTCCGGCGTCGCCGACCGCGTCGTCACCGTCGACCTCGACGAGGACGAGGCGAAGGACCAGGGGGTCGCGGTCCCCACCGTGGCCCAGGTCCTCCAGGCCAACGGGGTCGTCATGCCCGGCGGCACGGTCCTCGACGGGACCACCGAGCTGCCGGTCCAGGTCGGCTCCCGCCTCGGCTCGGTCGAGGAGATCGCCGCCCTGCCGCTGCTCACCCCCCAGGTGATGGGTATGCAGCAGGCCGCCGCCCAGCAGCAGGCCGCCGCGGACCGGGCCCGGCAGGGCGCGGACGACGCGGCGAGCGCCGCGGCCGCCGACCCGACGGACCCCGAGCTGGCCGGGCAGGCCGCCGCCGCTGCCGCGGCGGCCGAGCAGGCCGCCGCGGGCGCGGCGCAGGCCGGCGAGGTCGAGGTCCCGACCCTCGGGGACGTCGCGACGGTGACCCTGGAGGAGCGCGAGCCCACGGCCTACACGAGGACCAACGGCGAGCCCAGCGTCGGTCTGGCCATCACCAAGACGCCCGACGGCAACGCGGTCGAGATCAGCCACGCGCTGGCCGACCTCGGCCCGGACATCAGCACCTCGCTGGAGGGCGGGGAGCTGGTCACGATCTACGACGGCGCGCCGTTCATCGAGAAGTCGATCGAGGACCTGGCCACCGAGGGCCTGCTGGGGCTGGGCTTCGCGATCCTCGTCGTCGCGGCCTTCCTGCTCTCGGTGCGGCTGACCTTCGTCACCGCGCTGTCCATCCCGCTGTCCCTGCTCATCGCGCTGGTCGGCCTGAAGGTGGCCGACTACAGCCTCAACATCCTCACCCTCGGCGCGCTGACGATCGCCATCGGCCGGGTCGTCGACGACTCGATCGTGGTCATCGAGAACATCAAGCGGCACGTCTCGCGCGGCGACGACCGGCGCACCGCCGTGGTCGGCGCCACCCGCGAGGTCGCCGGCGCCATCACCTCGGCGACGGTGGCGACCGTGGCCGTCTTCCTGCCGCTGGGCTTCGTCGGGGGACAGGTCGGGGAGCTGTTCCGGCCGTTCGCGATCACCGTGTCGCTGGCGATGCTGGCCTCCCTGCTGGTGGCGCTGACGATCGTCCCGGTGCTGGGCTACTGGTTCCTCGCCGGGCGGCGCGCCCGGGGGCGGCACGAGGAGGTGCCCGAGGTCGACCCCGGCATCGAGGACGCCGCCGCTGCCACCGACGCCGAGGCCGACGATCCCCTCGACGACCGGACGGACCGGCTGCAGCGCACCTACCTGCCGGCGCTGCGTACCTCGCTGGCCCACCCCTGGATCACCGTGCTGCTCGCGCTCCTCCTGCTCGGCGGCACGGGGTATACCGCCACGCACCTGAAGACCGACTTCATCGGCTCCTCGGGGGAGAACACGCTGCAGGCCACCCTGACCATGCCCACCGGCACGACGCTGGAGGAGACCGACGCCCAAGCCCACGAGGTGGAGGACTGGCTGGGCGCCCGCGAGGACGTCACGTCCTACCAGGTGACGGCGGGCTCCCCCGGCGGGATCGAGGCGGTCTTCCTGGGCAGCGGCGCCAACACCGCGTCCTTCGCGGTGACGCTCGAGGAGGGCGTCGACGGGGACGGCTTCGGCCAGCAGCTGCAGAAGGCCTTCGAGGGCGAGCTGCCGGCGGACGCGAGCTTCTCGGTGCAGTCCGGCCAGCAGCTCGCGCAGACCAACCTCGAGGTGGTGGTGCAGGCCCAGGACGCCGACGACCTGCGCACCACCGCCGACACGGTCGCCACGGTCCTGAAGGACGCCGGCGCCACCGACGTGGTCAACAACCTCACCGACACCGTGCCGGCGCTGCACGTGGAGGTGGACCGGCAGGCGGCCGCGGACGCCGGGATCGCCGAGGCCCAGCTGGGGCAGGTCGTCCAGGCGGCGACCGGCGGGGCCACCGTGGGCCGGGTGGAGCTGGACGGAGCGAGGCGGGACGTCGTCGTCGAGCAGGGCTCGGCGCCGGACGTCGAGGCGCTGAAGTCGCTGCCCGTCGGCGCCTCGGCGACCGGCGACGTCGTGACGCTGGGCGAGGTGGCCGACCTCGCCACCGTCGAAGAATCGGTCAGCGTCACGCGCATCGACGGCCTGCGCGCCGCCACCGTGACCGGCCAGCCGGGCGGCGACAACCTCGGCGCTCTGACCGCGGACCTGCAGCAGCGGCTGGACGCCCTCGACGTGCCCCCCGGCGTGCAGGTCGACCTGGGCGGCGTCAGCGCCGACCAGCGGCAGGCCTTCTCCTCGCTCGGTCTGGCGCTGCTCGCGGCGATCGCGATCGTCTACCTGGTGATGGTGGCGACCTTCAACTCGCTGGTGCAGCCGCTGATCCTGCTCGTCTCGGTGCCGTTCGCCGCGACCGGGTCGATCGCGCTGCTGCTGATCACCGACATGCCGCTGGACGTGGCCTCGATGGTCGGTCTGCTGATGCTGATCGGCATCGTGGTGACCAACGCGATCGTGCTCATCGACCTGGTCAACCAGTACCGCGAGCGCGGCATGGACCGGCGCACCGCCCTGCTTGAGGGCGCCCGGCACCGGCTCCGGCCGATCCTGATGACCGCCCTGGCCACCATCCTGGCGCTGACCCCGATGGCGCTGGCGATCACCGGCGGCGGGGCGTTCATCTCCCAGCCGCTGGCGGTCGTGGTCATCGGCGGCCTGGTCAGCTCGACGCTGCTGACGCTGATCCTGGTGCCGGTGCTCTACGAGCTGGTCGGCCGCGGCGCGACCTGGGTCGGCGGTCTGCGGGACGGGCGGCAGGAGCAGACCCCGCGCACGCCGCGGGCACGTCGCGCGGACTGA